The Pseudomonas sp. SCB32 DNA window TCACGGCCCCGTCGCTGGAAGCCGGCGGAGATCACATTCCGCTGATCGGCGGCGCACGCCGGACTTGGGCGATGCTCAAGGCGCCGCTATAATCACCCGTCCAAGCGACTTCCCGGTCGCTCCCGCCTTCCGTTCGAGGGGCGCTGCAGCAAGTCGGAACCCATGACTTGTCAGGCTCGAACGGAGCGCGCTCACAGTACCGATTCCCGGTGCTGTAAACGCATCAACGGCGCCCATTCGCAGACAACGAATGGAGAGTTACGCATGAGCGCTGTCATGACGCCTGCCGGTTTCACCGACTTCAAAGTCGCCGACATTTCCCTGGCCGCCTGGGGCCGCCGCGAGCTGATCATCGCCGAATCCGAAATGCCGGCACTGATGGGCCTGCGCCGCAAATACGCCGGCCAGCTGCCGCTCAAGGGCGCGAAGATCCTGGGCTGCATCCACATGACCATCCAGACCGGCGTGCTCATCGAGACCCTGACCGCCCTGGGCGCCGAAGTGCGCTGGTCGTCCTGCAACATCTTCTCCACCCAGGACCAGGCCGCTGCCGCCATCGCCGCCGCCGGCATCCCGGTATTCGCCTGGAAGGGCGAGACCGAGGAAGAGTACGAGTGGTGCATCGAGCAGACCATCCTGAAAGATGGCCAGCCGTGGGACGCCAACATGGTGCTGGACGACGGCGGTGACCTGACCGAGATCCTGCACAAGAAATACCCGGCGATGCTGGAGAAGATCCACGGCATCACCGAAGAGACCACCACCGGCGTGCACCGCCTGCTCGACATGCTCAAGGCCGGCACCCTGAAAGTCCCGGCGATCAACGTCAACGACTCGGTCACCAAGAGCAAGAACGACAACAAGTACGGCTGCCGTCACAGCCTGAACGACGCCATCAAGCGCGGCACCGACCACCTGCTGTCGGGCAAGCAGGCCCTGGTGATCGGCTACGGCGACGTGGGCAAGGGCTCCGCCCAGTCCCTGCGCCAGGAAGGCATGATCGTGAAGGTCTCCGAAGTCGACCCGATCTGCGCCATGCAGGCCTGCATGGACGGCTTCGAAGTCGTCTCTCCCTACAAGAACGGCCTGAACGACGGCTCCGAAGCCAGCGTCGACGCCGCTCTGCTGGGCAAGATCGACCTGATCGTCACCACCACCGGTAACGTCAACGTCTGCGACGCCAACATGCTCAAGGCGCTGAAGAAGCGCGCCGTGGTGTGCAACATCGGTCACTTCGACAACGAGATCGACACCGCCTTCATGCGCAAGACCTGGGCGTGGGAAGAGGTCAAGCCGCAGGTGCACAAGATCCACCGTACCGGCAAGGACGGCTTCGATCCGCACAACGACGACTACCTGATCCTGCTGGCCGAAGGTCGCCTGGTCAACCTGGGCAACGCCACCGGCCACCCGTCGCGCATCATGGACGGCTCCTTCGCCAACCAGGTGCTGGCGCAGATCCACCTGTTCGAGCAGAAGTTCGCCAACCTGTCCGCCGCTGACAAAGCCCAGCGCCTGACCGTCGAAGTACTGCCCAAGAAGCTCGACGAAGAAGTGGCGCTGGAGATGGTCAAGGGCTTCGGTGGCGTGGTCACCCAGCTGACCAAGACCCAGGCCGAGTACATTGGCGTGACCGTGGAAGGCCCGTTCAAGCCGGACACCTACCGTTACTGATCGCAGCCGCAGGCTGCAGGCCACAGGCTGCCAGCGGACTTCCGCTGGCAGCCTGCCGCTTGAAGTTTGCCGCTGAGAAGGGAACCTTCTTCTATGTCTCAAGAACGCCGCTACAGCTTCGAGTTCTTCCCCGCCAAGACCGAAGCCGGCCACGAAAAACTGATGGTTACCGCGCGCCAGCTGGCCGCGTACAAGCCTGACTTCTTCTCCTGCACCTACGGTGCCGGCGGCTCGACCCGCGACCGCACCCTGAGCACCGTGCTGCAGCTCGACGGCGAAGTGCAGGTCTCCACCGCCCCGCACCTGTCCTGTGTCGGCGACACCAAGGCCGAACTGCGCGCCCTGCTCGCCCACTACAAGGACGCCGGCATCCGCCGCATCGTCGCCCTGCGCGGCGACCTGCCCTCGGGCATGGGCATGGCCAGCGGCGAGCTGCGCTACGCCAACGAGCTGGTGGAGTTCATCCGCGCCGAAACCGGCGATCATTTCCACATCGAAGTCGCCGCCTATCCGGAAGTTCACCCGCAGGCCCGCAATTTCGAGGATGATCTGGCGAATTTCGTGCGCAAGGTCAAAGCCGGCGCCGACAGTGCCATCACACAATACTTCTTCAACGCCGACAGCTACTTCCATTTTGTCGAGCGTGCGGAGAAACTCGGTGTCAGCATTCCGGTCGTACCGGGTATCATGCCAATCACCAACTACACCAAACTGGCCCGCTTCTCCGACGCCTGTGGCGCGGAAATCCCCCGTTGGATTCGCAAGCAGCTGGAAGCTTACGGCGACGACATCGCCAGCATCCAGGCCTTTGGTGAGCAGGTGATCACCGAAATGTGCGAACGCCTCCTTGAAGGCGGCGCACCCGGTCTGCATTTCTACACCCTGAACCAGGCTG harbors:
- the ahcY gene encoding adenosylhomocysteinase; this encodes MSAVMTPAGFTDFKVADISLAAWGRRELIIAESEMPALMGLRRKYAGQLPLKGAKILGCIHMTIQTGVLIETLTALGAEVRWSSCNIFSTQDQAAAAIAAAGIPVFAWKGETEEEYEWCIEQTILKDGQPWDANMVLDDGGDLTEILHKKYPAMLEKIHGITEETTTGVHRLLDMLKAGTLKVPAINVNDSVTKSKNDNKYGCRHSLNDAIKRGTDHLLSGKQALVIGYGDVGKGSAQSLRQEGMIVKVSEVDPICAMQACMDGFEVVSPYKNGLNDGSEASVDAALLGKIDLIVTTTGNVNVCDANMLKALKKRAVVCNIGHFDNEIDTAFMRKTWAWEEVKPQVHKIHRTGKDGFDPHNDDYLILLAEGRLVNLGNATGHPSRIMDGSFANQVLAQIHLFEQKFANLSAADKAQRLTVEVLPKKLDEEVALEMVKGFGGVVTQLTKTQAEYIGVTVEGPFKPDTYRY
- the metF gene encoding methylenetetrahydrofolate reductase [NAD(P)H]; amino-acid sequence: MSQERRYSFEFFPAKTEAGHEKLMVTARQLAAYKPDFFSCTYGAGGSTRDRTLSTVLQLDGEVQVSTAPHLSCVGDTKAELRALLAHYKDAGIRRIVALRGDLPSGMGMASGELRYANELVEFIRAETGDHFHIEVAAYPEVHPQARNFEDDLANFVRKVKAGADSAITQYFFNADSYFHFVERAEKLGVSIPVVPGIMPITNYTKLARFSDACGAEIPRWIRKQLEAYGDDIASIQAFGEQVITEMCERLLEGGAPGLHFYTLNQAEPSLALWNNLKLPR